From Virgibacillus natechei, the proteins below share one genomic window:
- a CDS encoding transporter substrate-binding domain-containing protein produces MKTSKWRLQVIIFLALALMFVLAACGTDGNGNGNGDGDNAEGSDDEGGDVEESELEDTYTVVSDNSFVPFEFMEDGELVGFDIDLINAVADEAGFEIDMETTNFDGIIPGLQTGQFDIAIAGIGITEERKEVIDYSDPYFESGLAIGVPADNEDIEGIEDLEGKEIATRLGSTSATYIEENIDGAEGNEFEQLDQAYLSVENGSTDAVLYDDPNVRYYIQTAGDDLKVVGDLYQAEDYGIAITPGNEELVEAINESLATLRENGTYEEIYEEWFGSAE; encoded by the coding sequence ATGAAAACAAGTAAATGGAGACTACAGGTAATTATATTTTTAGCACTTGCGCTTATGTTTGTTTTGGCAGCTTGTGGAACGGATGGTAATGGTAATGGTAATGGTGACGGTGATAATGCAGAAGGAAGCGATGATGAAGGCGGTGATGTGGAAGAGAGCGAATTGGAAGATACATATACGGTTGTATCCGATAATTCCTTTGTGCCTTTTGAATTTATGGAAGACGGAGAACTTGTAGGGTTTGATATTGACCTGATCAATGCCGTTGCAGATGAGGCTGGTTTTGAAATAGATATGGAAACAACCAACTTTGACGGTATTATTCCTGGATTACAGACAGGACAATTTGATATTGCTATTGCGGGGATCGGTATAACGGAAGAAAGAAAAGAAGTAATCGATTATAGTGATCCATACTTCGAATCCGGCCTGGCAATCGGAGTGCCTGCAGACAATGAAGATATCGAAGGAATTGAAGACTTGGAAGGAAAGGAAATTGCGACTCGTCTAGGTTCAACAAGCGCAACTTATATAGAAGAGAACATTGACGGAGCAGAGGGTAATGAATTTGAACAGTTGGACCAAGCGTACTTGTCAGTAGAAAATGGTAGTACAGATGCTGTTTTGTATGATGACCCGAACGTCCGGTACTATATTCAAACCGCAGGAGATGACTTAAAAGTAGTTGGTGATCTGTATCAAGCGGAAGATTATGGTATTGCAATTACCCCAGGTAACGAGGAATTAGTAGAAGCCATCAACGAATCCTTAGCAACATTACGTGAAAACGGCACATACGAAGAAATCTATGAAGAATGGTTTGGCTCAGCAGAATAA
- a CDS encoding amino acid ABC transporter permease yields MTNFNWAGVVDFLPQLGTGLYYTLLISVAGLLIGFILGAIFGLGRISNNKIIYGIASVYIEVVRGTPVLVQAIWIFFALPLITQYNMDSITAGILVIALNSGAYIAEIVRGAVQSVDKGQMEAGRSLGLNENQTMRHIVWPQAFKRMIPPLGNQFIISIKDTSLLSVILVPELMFQGRNIAANHFNAVEIYTAVAVFYLAITLTLSLVLRVIERRLDIQ; encoded by the coding sequence ATGACGAATTTTAATTGGGCAGGTGTAGTTGACTTCTTACCACAATTAGGAACTGGCTTGTACTACACCCTGTTAATATCTGTCGCTGGTCTATTAATCGGATTTATTTTAGGTGCTATCTTTGGACTTGGCCGGATTTCCAACAATAAAATTATTTATGGTATTGCCAGTGTATATATTGAAGTTGTTCGAGGTACCCCAGTGCTGGTACAAGCAATCTGGATATTCTTTGCGCTACCGTTAATTACCCAATACAATATGGATTCCATCACGGCAGGTATCTTAGTTATTGCGTTGAACTCAGGGGCTTACATTGCTGAAATTGTACGTGGTGCCGTGCAGTCTGTTGACAAAGGTCAGATGGAAGCGGGACGCTCTCTGGGGTTAAATGAAAATCAGACGATGCGTCACATCGTTTGGCCACAAGCATTTAAACGTATGATTCCACCACTAGGGAACCAGTTTATTATAAGTATAAAAGATACATCCTTACTATCCGTTATTCTTGTTCCAGAACTTATGTTTCAGGGAAGAAATATAGCAGCCAATCATTTTAACGCGGTTGAGATTTACACAGCGGTGGCTGTATTTTATCTTGCAATAACATTAACCTTATCCCTTGTGTTGCGGGTTATAGAAAGAAGGTTGGATATCCAATGA
- a CDS encoding amino acid ABC transporter ATP-binding protein, with translation MIKVQDLHKSFGKNEVLKGINCQIEPSEVVCVIGPSGSGKSTFLRCLNMLESITSGDVIVDGENLKDSKTNINLIRAEVGMVFQQFNLFPHKKVIENIMLAPQKVRKLSSEEARERGEKLLEKVGLAEKADQYPSQLSGGQQQRVAIARALAMEPKMMLFDEPTSALDPELIGEVLEVMKQLANEGMTMFVVTHEMGFAREVGDRVLFMDDGYIVEEGKPEELFTNPQSDRTKEFLHKVL, from the coding sequence ATGATTAAAGTACAGGATTTACACAAAAGCTTTGGAAAAAATGAAGTGTTAAAAGGAATCAATTGTCAGATTGAACCATCGGAAGTTGTCTGTGTAATTGGTCCAAGTGGATCTGGCAAAAGTACGTTTCTCCGTTGTTTAAATATGTTGGAATCAATTACGAGCGGTGATGTAATTGTAGACGGTGAGAACTTGAAAGATTCGAAAACAAATATTAATTTGATCCGTGCAGAAGTGGGTATGGTATTTCAACAGTTCAACTTGTTTCCACATAAAAAAGTAATTGAAAATATCATGCTTGCTCCGCAAAAAGTTCGGAAACTTAGTAGTGAAGAAGCGCGCGAACGCGGGGAGAAGCTGCTTGAAAAGGTAGGCTTAGCTGAAAAAGCTGATCAGTATCCTAGTCAGCTTTCAGGAGGGCAACAACAACGTGTTGCAATTGCCCGAGCGCTTGCAATGGAACCTAAAATGATGTTGTTTGATGAACCGACTTCGGCTCTAGATCCTGAACTAATCGGAGAGGTTCTTGAAGTTATGAAACAGTTGGCTAACGAAGGAATGACAATGTTTGTCGTAACACATGAAATGGGTTTTGCCAGGGAAGTAGGCGACCGTGTTTTGTTTATGGATGATGGGTATATAGTTGAAGAAGGAAAACCCGAAGAGTTGTTTACAAACCCACAATCCGATAGAACAAAGGAATTTCTGCATAAAGTATTATAA
- a CDS encoding aldo/keto reductase yields MNTIQLGKNNLEVSEISLGCMRMSGLSDIDAANVIQRAMELEINFFDHADIYGGGESEKKFAKAIEMKPSIRERMFLQSKVGIREGFFDFSKEHIQRGVEGSLDRLKTDYIDVLLLHRPDTLVEPEEVAEAFKELKESGKVRHFGVSNHNPMQIELLKKYVDQDLIVNQMQLSVMHTGMIDAGLQVNTKAENAINRDGSILDYSRLNDLTIQAWSPFQHGNFGGVFIDNDAFPEINAKLQEIADKKGTNKSAIAAAWILRHPAKIQTVVGTMNPNRLAEIAEASNTSLTREEWYEVYRAAGNELP; encoded by the coding sequence ATGAATACTATTCAATTGGGAAAAAATAATTTAGAAGTCTCTGAAATCTCTCTTGGATGTATGCGAATGAGTGGGCTTTCAGATATAGATGCAGCGAATGTGATTCAACGTGCAATGGAACTTGAAATTAACTTCTTTGACCATGCCGATATTTATGGTGGGGGAGAATCTGAGAAAAAATTTGCAAAAGCGATTGAAATGAAACCTTCGATTCGAGAGCGTATGTTCCTACAATCAAAAGTTGGTATTCGGGAGGGGTTCTTTGATTTTTCTAAAGAACATATTCAAAGAGGGGTCGAAGGTAGTCTGGATAGGTTGAAGACAGATTATATCGATGTATTATTGCTTCACCGTCCTGATACATTGGTTGAACCAGAAGAAGTTGCTGAGGCCTTTAAAGAATTGAAAGAAAGCGGTAAAGTGCGTCATTTCGGGGTCAGTAACCATAATCCAATGCAAATTGAACTCTTGAAAAAGTATGTGGATCAGGATTTGATCGTAAATCAGATGCAACTCAGTGTCATGCATACTGGTATGATTGATGCAGGTCTACAGGTTAATACGAAAGCTGAAAATGCTATTAATCGTGACGGGAGTATTCTGGACTACAGTCGTTTGAATGATTTGACGATTCAAGCATGGTCACCATTTCAACACGGTAACTTCGGTGGTGTATTTATAGATAATGATGCGTTTCCAGAAATCAATGCGAAATTGCAGGAAATTGCTGATAAAAAAGGTACAAATAAATCGGCGATCGCCGCTGCATGGATATTGCGTCATCCAGCAAAAATACAAACCGTTGTAGGAACAATGAATCCGAATCGTTTAGCAGAAATTGCAGAAGCTTCTAATACAAGTCTTACGAGGGAAGAATGGTACGAAGTGTATCGTGCTGCGGGAAATGAACTGCCTTAA
- a CDS encoding DHA2 family efflux MFS transporter permease subunit, whose translation MVHNQVPPRSGEPSINRVPLMIVLISGAFVAILNQTLLGTALPHIMADLNLNANTAQWLQSIFMLVNGIMIPVTAFLIGRFTTRGLFLTAMTIFGLGTLICAIAPTFSVLMAGRVLQAAGAGIIMPLMQTILFLVFPVEKRGTAMGMFGLVIAFAPAIGPTLSGYLVQNFPWRSLFYVIMPIVIIDIIVAYFILKNVTKQTNPKVDVLSIMLSTLGFGGLLYGFSTAGDSGWTSAQVIISMFVGAITLTWFILRQLKLETPILEFRIFKYKVFTITTILGMTVFIAMIGAAVVLPLLMQNMLGFTALESGLALMPGAILMGIMNPITGRLFDKFGARWLSIIGLSILTITTFMFTNLTVQTTFSYIAIVNAVRMLGVAMVMMPVTTAGLNQLPEDLIPHGTAMNNTMRQVAGAVGTALLVTVMSSAAIPDEGVQGAIHGVNVSFIVAGVTAIVGLVLAFFIKGKSRAAESN comes from the coding sequence ATGGTTCATAATCAAGTGCCTCCACGATCAGGGGAACCCAGTATCAATAGAGTACCACTAATGATCGTATTAATTTCAGGTGCATTTGTCGCTATCCTGAATCAGACTTTATTAGGCACGGCATTGCCCCATATTATGGCTGATTTGAATTTGAATGCCAATACGGCTCAGTGGCTTCAGTCTATTTTCATGCTTGTTAATGGAATTATGATACCAGTCACTGCTTTTTTGATCGGACGATTTACAACAAGAGGATTGTTTCTCACGGCCATGACTATTTTCGGTCTAGGGACGTTGATTTGCGCAATTGCACCAACTTTTTCCGTATTAATGGCAGGAAGAGTTCTTCAAGCAGCTGGTGCAGGTATTATCATGCCGCTGATGCAAACGATACTGTTTCTTGTCTTTCCTGTTGAAAAACGCGGAACAGCTATGGGAATGTTTGGATTAGTTATTGCTTTTGCTCCAGCAATAGGCCCTACTCTATCTGGTTATCTAGTACAGAATTTTCCATGGAGAAGCTTATTTTATGTAATCATGCCAATTGTTATCATTGATATTATCGTAGCTTATTTCATTCTTAAAAATGTTACAAAACAGACGAATCCAAAAGTAGATGTTTTATCAATTATGCTTTCGACCTTAGGGTTTGGTGGTTTGTTATATGGATTTAGTACTGCAGGTGATAGTGGATGGACGAGTGCGCAAGTTATTATTTCCATGTTTGTTGGTGCTATCACGCTTACATGGTTTATTTTGAGGCAGCTGAAATTAGAAACACCAATACTTGAATTTAGGATATTTAAATATAAAGTATTTACAATCACAACCATTTTAGGTATGACTGTGTTTATTGCTATGATTGGAGCGGCAGTTGTTTTACCGTTACTCATGCAAAATATGCTTGGCTTTACCGCATTGGAATCTGGGTTAGCGTTAATGCCAGGTGCGATCTTAATGGGAATCATGAATCCTATTACAGGAAGATTATTTGATAAATTTGGTGCCAGATGGCTATCGATTATTGGATTGTCTATTTTGACCATTACAACGTTCATGTTTACAAATCTAACGGTTCAGACAACGTTTAGTTATATCGCAATTGTCAATGCCGTGAGGATGCTCGGGGTTGCAATGGTAATGATGCCAGTAACCACAGCTGGATTAAATCAGCTTCCAGAAGATTTAATCCCACATGGGACAGCGATGAACAATACGATGCGTCAAGTAGCAGGTGCAGTTGGGACAGCGTTGCTTGTAACGGTAATGTCATCTGCAGCTATACCTGATGAGGGTGTACAAGGAGCGATACATGGCGTTAATGTATCCTTTATCGTTGCAGGAGTCACTGCTATTGTCGGTCTTGTATTAGCTTTCTTTATTAAAGGTAAAAGTCGAGCAGCAGAGTCGAACTAA
- a CDS encoding BCCT family transporter, translating into MKKLINLAKSNIVFILAAIIVFSVVLWGMLSAESMTVMTTSLMDQISENLGWFYVLSTALFVGFCFYLGFGPYRHMKLGRKDEKPEYSYFTWIGMLFAAGMGVGLVFWGIGEPLSHFANPPGDIEEGTQEAAESGLLWSIFHWGFHPWAIYAVVALGLAFAKYRKNLPGLISSSFYPLIGENIHKWPGKMVDIIAIVATTVGIATSFGLSTLQFGSGLTEIFGLPNNAVVQMAIIVVVTIIFLLSVVSGLNKGMKYLSVSNLGLGAILLLTIIIIGPTVFIFEHFSKTLGNYTSSFINLSFNTTPYSGNEWMGEWTLFYWAWIISWSPFVGTFIARVSKGRTLGEFILGVLFVPTLVTALWFVAFGGTGLHMEMNENANFASDIYETPEVGLFLVLEQLPGGFILNLASLVLIGIFFITSANSATYVLGVFSSSGDLNPKNTVLVVWGLLISSIASVLLLSGGLDGMQAISTITALPFSIIMILMMLAIVRSLKKEGKDKDKVKKEEDW; encoded by the coding sequence ATGAAAAAACTAATAAATTTGGCAAAATCCAATATCGTATTCATACTAGCAGCTATTATTGTTTTTAGTGTTGTGTTATGGGGGATGCTCTCAGCTGAATCCATGACCGTAATGACAACAAGTCTTATGGATCAAATTTCAGAAAATCTTGGCTGGTTTTATGTACTTTCTACCGCTTTATTCGTCGGTTTTTGCTTCTATTTAGGATTTGGCCCCTATCGTCACATGAAGTTAGGAAGAAAGGATGAAAAACCTGAATACTCCTACTTCACTTGGATTGGGATGCTTTTTGCTGCTGGAATGGGAGTTGGGCTTGTATTTTGGGGTATTGGAGAACCTTTATCTCATTTCGCAAATCCTCCTGGCGATATAGAAGAAGGAACGCAAGAAGCTGCGGAATCTGGATTATTATGGAGTATATTTCACTGGGGATTTCATCCATGGGCGATTTATGCAGTGGTTGCACTCGGTTTAGCTTTTGCCAAGTACCGGAAAAACCTTCCTGGCTTAATTAGTTCGTCCTTCTACCCATTAATCGGGGAAAACATACATAAGTGGCCCGGGAAAATGGTTGACATTATTGCGATTGTAGCTACAACTGTTGGTATTGCGACCTCTTTTGGGCTGAGCACCCTCCAATTCGGTAGTGGATTAACTGAAATTTTTGGTCTCCCAAATAATGCAGTCGTTCAAATGGCGATTATCGTTGTCGTAACTATTATCTTTCTATTATCTGTTGTATCTGGATTAAATAAGGGAATGAAATATTTAAGTGTTTCCAATCTTGGTCTTGGAGCAATCTTATTACTAACGATTATTATCATCGGCCCAACTGTCTTTATTTTTGAACATTTTTCAAAAACATTAGGGAATTATACTTCCAGTTTTATCAATCTCAGTTTCAACACCACACCTTATTCAGGTAATGAATGGATGGGAGAATGGACATTATTTTACTGGGCATGGATTATATCCTGGAGCCCGTTTGTCGGAACATTTATAGCGAGAGTATCTAAAGGTCGTACGCTGGGAGAATTTATCCTAGGTGTGTTGTTTGTCCCTACATTGGTAACCGCTCTATGGTTTGTTGCGTTTGGAGGAACAGGTCTTCACATGGAAATGAATGAAAATGCTAATTTTGCCTCAGATATATATGAGACACCTGAAGTTGGTTTATTTCTTGTGCTTGAACAATTACCGGGAGGATTTATTCTTAATCTGGCTTCCCTTGTACTAATAGGTATTTTTTTCATTACATCGGCAAATTCCGCAACATACGTACTTGGTGTGTTTTCTTCATCAGGGGATCTAAATCCCAAAAATACAGTTCTCGTCGTTTGGGGTCTGCTCATTTCTTCCATTGCGTCCGTGCTATTACTTAGTGGCGGATTGGATGGTATGCAAGCAATCTCAACAATAACCGCCCTCCCATTTTCTATCATTATGATTTTGATGATGCTAGCCATCGTTCGTTCCTTGAAAAAAGAAGGAAAGGATAAAGATAAAGTAAAAAAAGAAGAAGACTGGTAA
- a CDS encoding ring-cleaving dioxygenase, protein MNELKGMHHVTAITSNAEKNYEFFTYVLGMRLVKKTVNQDDIHTYHLFFADDTGSPGTDMTFFDFPGAPKGVHGTNEISKTSFRVPSNEALDYWVARFDRLEVNHTGIKEQFGKKVLSFVDFDDQQYQLISDEGNEGVAAGTPWQKGPIPLEYAITGLGPIFVRIANFDYFKEVMEKVLLYKEIDKEGSFHLFEGGEGGNGAQVVVEYNAVLPQAKQGFGTVHHAAFRVEDRSVLEEWNKRMKDFGFQTSGFVDRFFFGSLYTQVAPQILFEFATDGPGFMDDEPYETLGEKLSLPPMLEPKRDEIEKSVRPIDTVRSTIEFTKE, encoded by the coding sequence ATGAACGAACTAAAAGGAATGCACCACGTAACAGCGATTACGAGTAATGCGGAGAAGAACTATGAATTTTTTACGTATGTTTTAGGCATGCGTTTAGTAAAGAAAACAGTGAATCAGGATGATATTCATACCTATCATTTATTTTTTGCAGATGACACAGGCAGTCCAGGTACAGACATGACGTTCTTTGACTTCCCAGGCGCTCCCAAAGGAGTGCATGGTACGAATGAGATTTCAAAAACGTCATTCCGAGTACCAAGTAATGAGGCATTAGATTATTGGGTGGCCCGTTTCGATCGTTTAGAAGTAAATCATACCGGCATTAAAGAGCAATTTGGTAAAAAAGTGCTTTCGTTCGTCGATTTCGATGATCAGCAGTATCAATTGATTTCAGATGAGGGCAATGAAGGAGTTGCTGCTGGTACGCCGTGGCAAAAAGGGCCAATTCCACTTGAGTACGCCATTACCGGATTAGGGCCAATTTTTGTTCGTATCGCTAATTTTGATTACTTTAAAGAAGTAATGGAAAAAGTGCTGTTATATAAAGAAATCGATAAGGAAGGCTCCTTCCATTTATTTGAAGGCGGTGAAGGAGGAAACGGTGCGCAAGTGGTAGTAGAATATAATGCAGTCCTTCCACAAGCTAAACAAGGGTTCGGTACCGTTCATCATGCGGCATTTCGTGTTGAGGATCGTTCCGTTCTAGAAGAATGGAATAAACGCATGAAAGATTTCGGATTTCAAACATCAGGGTTTGTCGATCGCTTCTTTTTCGGTTCCTTGTATACACAAGTTGCACCACAAATTTTATTTGAATTTGCAACAGATGGTCCAGGGTTTATGGATGACGAACCTTATGAAACACTTGGTGAAAAATTATCATTACCGCCAATGTTAGAACCAAAACGTGATGAAATCGAAAAATCAGTTCGTCCGATTGATACAGTGAGAAGTACGATTGAATTCACCAAAGAATAA